The following coding sequences are from one Onychomys torridus chromosome 16, mOncTor1.1, whole genome shotgun sequence window:
- the Rps19bp1 gene encoding active regulator of SIRT1: protein MSAALLRRGLELLAASEAPRAAPGQAKASGAPVKRTRRARAKASQALKLRNSAKGKVPKSALAEYQKRQCQDHLRANLKFMTSMRSTVPESVTQQILQQNQGRKACDRVVAKTKKTKKTKKAEGTVFTEEDFQKFQREYFGS from the exons ATGTCGGCGGCGTTGCTGCGGCGCGGCCTGGAGCTTCTGGCGGCGTCAGAGG CCCCTCGTGCCGCCCCCGGCCAGGCCAAGGCGAGCGGGGCTCCGGTGAAGCGGACCCGGAGGGCGAGGGCGAAGGCCTCCCAGGCCCTGAAACTACGGAACTCGGCGAAGGGAAAGGTGCCTAAGTCCGCGCTGG CCGAGTACCAGAAACGACAATGTCAGGACCACCTCAGAGCAAACCTGAAGTTTATGACCAGCATGAGAAGCACCGTGCCAGAGTCTGTGACCCAGCAG ATTCTGCAGCAGAACCAGGGCCGCAAAGCTTGTGATCGGGTAGTGGCCAAGACGAAGAAGACGAAGAAGACGAAGAAGGCTGAGGGCACTGTGTTCACTGAAGAAGACTTCCAGAAATTCCAGAGGGAATATTTTGGCAGCTAG
- the Atf4 gene encoding cyclic AMP-dependent transcription factor ATF-4, whose amino-acid sequence MTEMSFLNSEVLAGDLMSPFDQSGLGAEESLGLLDDYLEVAKHFKPHGFSSDKAKAGSSEWLAVDGLVSASDTGKEDAFSGTDWMLEKMDLKEFDFDALFRMDDLETMPDELLATLDDTCDLFAPLVQETNKEPMTVNPIGHLPESATKTDQVAPFAFLQPFPCSPGVLSSTPDHSFSLELGSEVDISEGDRKPDSASYITLIPQCVKDEDTPSDNDSGICMSPESYVGSPQHSPSISRASPSSLPSPGVARGSPRPKPYDPPGVTLTAKVKIEKLDKKLKKMEQNKTAATRYRQKKRAEQEALTGECQELERKNEALKEKADSLAKEIQYLKDLIEEVRKARGKKRVP is encoded by the exons ATGACCGAGATGAGCTTCCTGAACAGCGAAGTGTTGGCGGGGGACTTGATGTCCCCCTTCGACCAGTCGGGTTTGGGGGCTGAAGAAAGCCTAGGTCTCTTAGATGACTACCTGGAGGTGGCCAAGCACTTCAAACCTCATGGGTTCTCCAGCGACAAGGCTAAGGCGGGCTCCTCCGAATGGCTGGCTGTGGATGGGTTGGTCAGTGCCTCAGACACCGGCAAGG aggatGCTTTCTCCGGGACAGATTGGATGTTGGAGAAAATGGATCTTAAAGAGTTTGACTTTGATGCTCTGTTTCGTATGGATGACTTGGAAACCATGCCAGATGAGCTTTTGGCCACGTTGGATGACACATGTGATCTTTTTGCCCCTCTAGTCCAAGAGACTAATAAGGAGCCCATGACAGTGAACCCAATTGGCCATCTCCCAGAAAGTGCAACAAAAACCGACCAGGTTGCCCCCTTTGCATTCTTGCAGCCTTTCCCCTGTTCCCCAGGGGTCCTGTCTTCCACTCCAGATCATTCCTTCAGTTTAGAGCTAGGCAGTGAAGTTGATATCTCTGAAGGAGATAGGAAGCCTGACTCAGCTTCTTACATTACTCTAATCCCTCAGTGTGTAAAGGATGAAGACACCCCTTCAGATAATGACAGTGGCATCTGTATGAGCCCTGAGTCCTATGTGGGTTCTCCCCAGCATAGCCCCTCCATCTCCAGGGCATCACCAAGCAGTCTGCCTTCTCCGGGTGTTGCCCGTGGGTCTCCTCGACCCAAACCTTACGACCCCCCTGGAGTTACTTTGACAGCCAAGGTAAAAATTGAAAAGTTGGACAAGAAGCTGAAAAAAATGGAGCAAAACAAGACAGCAGCCACTAGATACCGCCAGAAGAAGCGTGCTGAGCAGGAAGCCCTCACTGGCGAGTGCCAGGAGCTAGAAAGGAAGAATGAAGCCCTGAAGGAGAAGGCAGATTCTCTTGCCAAGGAGATTCAGTATCTAAAAGATTTGATAGAAGAGGTCCGTAAGGCAAGGGGGAAGAAGAGAGTTCCCTAG